AGACCTCGTCGGTCTCGGTGTCCGTGGCGGTGCCCGGCGTCATCTCCCAGATGCCCACCTCGACACCGCCGAGGGTCGCGAGCTCGTGCACGGCGGTGGTCGGAGCTCCGGCGATCACCTCGTCCGCGGGCAGAGGAGCATGCGCGAGGTCCAGGTCGATGGCATCCACTTCGCCGCCCGCAGCGAGGCCGCTCATGAGTCGAAGCCCATGCCGAGGGCGTCGAGCGTCTTGAGGAAGAGGTTGCGCTTGCCCTCGTTGTGGTCGGCTCGATCCATCGCCGCGCGCACCAGGTTGACGCCGATCGAGGCGGCGGGCTCGGGCGGGAACGGAATGGGCTTCTCCCGCACCATCCGCAGCTCGGTGCGCTCGGTCTCCTCGCCCGCGAGCTTGTCGAGCATCACGTCGGCGGCGAAGCGCGCCGCGCCCACGCCGAGACCCGTGAAGCCGGTGGCATAGGCCACGCGTCCCTTGCGCGCGGTGCCGAAGAACGCGCAGAACCGACTGGACGAGTCGATCGCGCCCGCCCACCGGTGCGTGAAGCGCAGGCCCGCGAGCTGCGGGAACGTGGTGAAGAAGTGCGAGGCGAGCCGGCGGTGGCTCTCGATGCGGTCCTCGTACTCCGGGCGCACCTTGCCGCCGAAGTGGTAGATCGCGTCGTAGCCGCCGAACAGGATGCGGTTGTCGGCGGTGAGGCGGTAGTAGTGGAACTGGTTCGCGCTGTCGGCGAGGCCCTGCCGGTTCGACCAGCCGATCGCGGCGAGCTGTTCCGTGGAGAGCGGCTCGGTCATCAGCACGTAGTCGTACACGGGCACGGTCATCAGGCGATTGCGCTTGAGGAGGGAAGGGAAGACGTTCGTGCCGAGCGCGACCGCATCGGCGACCACCCGGCCGTTCGGGGTGACGAGGGCGATGGGGCCGGACCCGTCGCCCTCGATCGCACGCACCAGGCTGTGCTCGTAGATCTCGACGCCGAGGTCGGCAGCCACACGTGCCAGCTCGACGCCGAGCTTCGCGGGGTGCACCATCGCACATCCTTCGCGGTCCCAGTCGCCGGCGAGGAACGTCTCCGAGTGCACCTCCGCCTGCACCGCCTCGCGGTCGAGGAATCCGGGTTCCTCGCGGAACCAGTCGACCTGGTGCGGTTCGACGGCGACGGCGAGCTGTCCGGTGCGCTCGAACTCGGCGTCCATGCCGTAGCGCGCGATCGTCTCCTCGATGCCGTCGAGGTTGGCGTGCCCCAGCTCTTCGAGCCGGTCGATCTCCTCCGGCCAGCGGTTCACACCGTTCTCGTGGCCGTGCGTCAGGCTCGACTCGCAGAAGCCCCCGTTGCGGCCGGACGCGGCCCACGCGATCCGCGACGCCTCCAGCAGGACGACGCGTCGTCCGGGGTCGCGTTCCTTGGCGCGCACGGCGGTCCACAGGCCGGCGTACCCACCGCCGACGATCGCGAGATCCGCGCGGATCGTCCCGTTCAGGGAGGGATGCGTCGGCCGATCGACGTCGTCGAGCCAGAACACGCGGAGAGCCGTCTCGCGCAGGGAGTCGTCGACGACTCCCTGCGGCGGACGTCGGCGTTCGAAGACGGTGGTGCCCATGTTCACTCCGATGTGAGGGGGGTGCGCCTCAGCGCGTTCCCCAGTTGTAGAGGTCTTTGTAGAGGCCCGCGTAGAGCAGGCTCTCGGTGTGCGCGATGCCGGGGATGGTCCGGATGCGGGTCGCGATCAGGTCGATCAGGTGCTCGTCGTCCTCACACACGGCTTCGACGAGGATGTCGAACGTCCCGAGCGTGACCACGACGTAGGCCAGTTCCGGGATGGTCGTGAGTTCTTCGGCGATGGTGCGGGGGTCGCCCGACACGCGGATGCCGATCATCGACATGCGCCGGAAGCCGAGCTGCATCGGATCGGTGACCGCGACGATCTGGATGACACCCGCCTCGGTCATCCGCTGCACGCGCTGCCGTGCGGCGGCCTCGCTCAGACCGACCTCGCGTGCGATCTCCGCGTAGGGACGGCGGCCGTCCTCCTGCAACAGTTCGACGATGCGCTTGGAGATGTCATCCAGCGCGGGCTGGGCAGGCTTCGAGCTCATGTGTCGATATTGTCAGCTATGACGCTGATCTGCAACTGATTCAGTTGAAATATCGGTCTGCATCTTCAGATTCCGCACCCGACGCGCTAGCATGACGCCATGCCCAGCACTCTTCTGAAGACCTCCGCTCCCTTGCAGAACTTCATCGGCGGACACTTCGTGCCCGCGAACGGCTCGGGGCGGATGCCGCTCATCGATCCTGCCACCGAGGAGATCTACGGGGAGTCGCCCGTCTCGGCCGCGGCCGACGTCGACGCCGCCTACGCCGCGGCGTCCGCGGCCTTCCCGCTCTGGCGCGACACGACGCCCGCCGACCGACAGCTCGCGCTGTTCCGCATCGCCGACGAGATGGAAGCCCGCGCGGAGGAGTTCGCCGACCTCGAATCGCAGGACACCGGCAAGCCGCGGGCGAGCCTCGTGGCCGACGAGATCATGCAGTCGGTCGATCAGCTGCGCTTCTTCGCAGGGGCCGCGCGGAGTCTCGAAGGACGAGCCGCAGCGGAGTACCTCGCCGGCCACACGTCGTTCGTCCGCCGCGAGCCCGTCGGTGTGATCGGACAGGTGACGCCCTGGAACTACCCGCTGAACATGGCCGTGTGGAAGATCGCCCCTGCGCTCGCCGCCGGCAACACCGTCGTGCTGAAGCCCGCTGAGTCCACTCCGCTGACGACGTTGCTGCTGGCGGAGATCGTCGCCCGGCACACGCCGGCCGGCACGCTGAACGTCGTGCTGGGCGATCGCGACACGGGTGTCGCGCTGGTGGAGCACCCGACCCCGCAGATGGTCGCGATCACCGGCTCGGTGCGTGCGGGGA
Above is a window of Microbacterium aurugineum DNA encoding:
- a CDS encoding NAD(P)/FAD-dependent oxidoreductase, encoding MGTTVFERRRPPQGVVDDSLRETALRVFWLDDVDRPTHPSLNGTIRADLAIVGGGYAGLWTAVRAKERDPGRRVVLLEASRIAWAASGRNGGFCESSLTHGHENGVNRWPEEIDRLEELGHANLDGIEETIARYGMDAEFERTGQLAVAVEPHQVDWFREEPGFLDREAVQAEVHSETFLAGDWDREGCAMVHPAKLGVELARVAADLGVEIYEHSLVRAIEGDGSGPIALVTPNGRVVADAVALGTNVFPSLLKRNRLMTVPVYDYVLMTEPLSTEQLAAIGWSNRQGLADSANQFHYYRLTADNRILFGGYDAIYHFGGKVRPEYEDRIESHRRLASHFFTTFPQLAGLRFTHRWAGAIDSSSRFCAFFGTARKGRVAYATGFTGLGVGAARFAADVMLDKLAGEETERTELRMVREKPIPFPPEPAASIGVNLVRAAMDRADHNEGKRNLFLKTLDALGMGFDS
- a CDS encoding Lrp/AsnC family transcriptional regulator; the encoded protein is MSSKPAQPALDDISKRIVELLQEDGRRPYAEIAREVGLSEAAARQRVQRMTEAGVIQIVAVTDPMQLGFRRMSMIGIRVSGDPRTIAEELTTIPELAYVVVTLGTFDILVEAVCEDDEHLIDLIATRIRTIPGIAHTESLLYAGLYKDLYNWGTR
- a CDS encoding cupin domain-containing protein is translated as MSGLAAGGEVDAIDLDLAHAPLPADEVIAGAPTTAVHELATLGGVEVGIWEMTPGTATDTETDEVFVVLTGRATIAFASSGLPDLEVGPGSVVRLADGMRTTWTVTETLRKVYVA